The window CGGCTCCATCGGCTCGGTGACGACCATGGAGGGGTAGATGCGCGAGAGCGGCACCGGCTCGCCGAAGCTCTCGGCGAAGGGGGCGGCCCAGGCGCCGGCGCTGTTGACGACGAAGCGAGACCGGAGCGTGAGGTTGCCGGCAGCCTCCAGCGCGAAGCCCCCGCCATCGCGCGTCACGCCTTCGACCGCCGTGTTCTCCAGCACCTCGACGCCGGCCCGGCGCGCCGCCGCAGCGAAGCCGGTCGAGACCAGGCGCGGATTGGCATGGCCGTCGCCGGGACAGAAGGAGGCGCCGACAATGCCGTCGCCGATCCAGCCGAAGCGCTCGCGCAGGCCGTTATGGCCGATCAGCTCGAGATCGAGGCCTTGTTCGGCAACGGCCTCGGCATAAGCCTCGAGCGAGGCCATGTCGGCCTCGTCGCGGGCGAGCTTGAGATGGCCGGAGCGCAGGAACTCGCCATCGATGCCGATCAGCGCCCTGAGCCGCGGCCAGACGGCATGGGCCCGCTGCGACAGCGGCAACTGCTCGATCGGCCGGCCCTGGCGGCGCACGCCGCCATAGTTCACGCCGGAGGCCTGCGCGCCGCAAAAGCCCTTGTCGAGCAGCGCGACCGAAAAGCCCAGGCCGCGCAGCGCCAGCGCGGCCGAGGAGCCGACGAGGCCGCCGCCGATGATCGCGACGTCGACTTCGAGCCGCCGGCTCATTCCGCCGCCTCCTGCTGCGCGGTGAGCGCGAGCGTCAGTGGCACGGGCTTGACCGGCGCCTGGCTGCGCAAACGGCCGACGGCCTCGATGCCGCGCCCCGCCTCGTGCGCCAGCAGTTCGGCGGCGGCGGCGGCGCAGATGCGGCCCTGGCAGCGGCCCATGCCGACGCGGCTCACGGCCTTCAGCCGGTTGAGCTCGTGCACGCCGAAGCGGTTGATGGCGGCGCGGACCTCGCCGGCAGTGATCTCCTCGCAGCGGCAGAGCGTGGTCGCATCGGCGATGTCACGCACCCAATGCGCCGGGAAGGGGAAGGCGGCTTCGAGCACCTCGCGGAAGCGGCTGATGCGGGCGAGCTCCGCTTCCAGCGCAGCGGCGCGCGCAGCGTCATGCGGCAGGCCGCGATCCTGCAGCAGAGCGAGCGCGACGCGTTCGCCAGCGCGCTCGGCGGCATCCGCCCCGGCGATGCCGGCGCCGTCGCCGGCGAGATAGACGCCTGGCACGCTGGTGCGACCGGCCGCATCGCGCTCGGGCAGGACGGCGCGGTCGCGCGCGTTGAAGGCGAAGCGGCAGCCGGCGAGGTCGGCGAGCTGGGTTTCCGAGCGCAAGGCGAGGCCGTAGCCGATGCCGTCGCAGGTGAGGCGGTGCTCCAGCCCGTCCTGGCGCCAGGCGATGGCCTCGACCTTGCTCGCACCCTCGATGCGGACATCACCGACGCCGTAATGCAGCGCGATGCCGGCCAGCTTCAACTCGGCGGTCATCCGCATGCCACGCAGCACGATTCCTGGGAACAGCGGCAGGCCGCGCAGCAGGTTGAACTTTGCGGCGAAGGGCGCCGTGTCAAGCACCGCCGCGACCTTGGCGCCGGCCTTCATGTACTGCCAGGCGACGAGATAGAGCAGCGGGCCGGAGCCGAGGAAGACGACCTTGCTGCCGATGGCGCAGCCCTGGCTCTTCAGCGCGATCTGGGCGCCGCCGAGGGTGAAGACGCCGGGCAGCGTCCAACCGGGTAGCGGCAAGGTGCGGTCGGTCGCGCCGGTCGCGAGCAGAAGGCCGTC is drawn from Bosea sp. Tri-49 and contains these coding sequences:
- a CDS encoding NAD(P)/FAD-dependent oxidoreductase, whose translation is MSRRLEVDVAIIGGGLVGSSAALALRGLGFSVALLDKGFCGAQASGVNYGGVRRQGRPIEQLPLSQRAHAVWPRLRALIGIDGEFLRSGHLKLARDEADMASLEAYAEAVAEQGLDLELIGHNGLRERFGWIGDGIVGASFCPGDGHANPRLVSTGFAAAARRAGVEVLENTAVEGVTRDGGGFALEAAGNLTLRSRFVVNSAGAWAAPFAESFGEPVPLSRIYPSMVVTEPMEPVMSVNIGMEGGGIYARQVERGNIVVGGERALPLNDPDLSRPRGDGAIAIMNNAAALFPGLRHAQAIRFWSGTEGAMPDKNPVIGPSETTHGLIHAFGFTGAGFQIAPGVGEVLAELVRDGETQTPIAAFSIGRFRETSARTDAGSGAGQNQEPQH
- a CDS encoding FAD/NAD(P)-dependent oxidoreductase, which produces MTGHPTSERPQPLIVGAGPAGIRAAEALVAAGLRPLVVDEAPACGGQIYRQRLAPDGRSSRDLYGSEAAKAETLHRDFAALDGKLDYWPQALLWNLRDGRADIMIEGTSRQVAYDGLLLATGATDRTLPLPGWTLPGVFTLGGAQIALKSQGCAIGSKVVFLGSGPLLYLVAWQYMKAGAKVAAVLDTAPFAAKFNLLRGLPLFPGIVLRGMRMTAELKLAGIALHYGVGDVRIEGASKVEAIAWRQDGLEHRLTCDGIGYGLALRSETQLADLAGCRFAFNARDRAVLPERDAAGRTSVPGVYLAGDGAGIAGADAAERAGERVALALLQDRGLPHDAARAAALEAELARISRFREVLEAAFPFPAHWVRDIADATTLCRCEEITAGEVRAAINRFGVHELNRLKAVSRVGMGRCQGRICAAAAAELLAHEAGRGIEAVGRLRSQAPVKPVPLTLALTAQQEAAE